From Virgibacillus ihumii, the proteins below share one genomic window:
- a CDS encoding ABC transporter ATP-binding protein gives MEPVLSLKNVHKKIGRNQIINDVSFDVYPGEIFGFLGPNGAGKTTTIRMIVGLTNVTKGDITISGKSIVHDFKKAIGHVGTIVENPEMYKYLTAEKNLIHFGRMSGNVTKEDIEKRLELVRLSHVKKQKVRKFSLGMKQRLGIAQAMLHSPDVLILDEPTNGLDPAGVKEMRDYLRRVAKEENVAILISSHLLSEIELICDRFAIIQDGKIAKVENVKGDASQPASTSFFTLEVNERDKAQELIADKFPAIDVQFLDKKLRLQATKDQMGGVITYLVGNEIIVYQSILEKQSLEDRFFEVTSGGVS, from the coding sequence GTGGAACCGGTTTTATCATTGAAAAATGTCCACAAGAAAATAGGCAGAAATCAAATTATTAATGATGTTTCATTTGACGTATATCCGGGTGAGATTTTTGGTTTTTTGGGACCGAATGGGGCAGGAAAAACAACCACTATCCGCATGATTGTCGGACTGACAAACGTTACGAAAGGTGACATTACTATCAGCGGGAAAAGTATCGTCCATGATTTTAAAAAGGCGATTGGGCATGTTGGCACGATTGTAGAGAATCCGGAAATGTATAAATACCTGACGGCTGAAAAGAATCTGATCCACTTTGGGCGCATGAGCGGCAATGTTACAAAAGAGGACATTGAAAAGCGGCTGGAACTTGTCAGGCTATCCCATGTGAAGAAGCAAAAGGTGCGCAAATTTTCGCTGGGCATGAAGCAGCGGCTGGGAATTGCGCAGGCGATGCTGCATAGTCCGGATGTGCTGATTTTGGATGAGCCGACAAATGGACTTGATCCTGCCGGGGTTAAGGAAATGCGGGATTATCTTCGGAGAGTCGCAAAAGAAGAGAATGTCGCCATTTTAATCTCCAGTCATCTTCTTTCCGAAATTGAATTAATCTGTGACCGCTTTGCCATTATTCAGGATGGCAAAATTGCCAAGGTCGAAAACGTGAAAGGAGATGCATCACAACCTGCCAGTACCAGTTTTTTCACACTGGAGGTTAATGAACGGGACAAGGCACAGGAACTGATTGCTGATAAATTTCCAGCTATTGACGTTCAGTTTTTGGATAAGAAACTTCGTCTGCAGGCAACAAAAGATCAGATGGGGGGAGTCATTACTTATCTGGTCGGAAATGAAATTATCGTCTATCAATCTATTTTGGAAAAACAGTCACTCGAAGATCGCTTTTTTGAAGTGACGAGTGGGGGTGTGTCATAA
- a CDS encoding ABC transporter permease, giving the protein MFFKLIRNEWMKLFNKTSTYVMCGLVILGIAATAIFTFYNQQNEKLPGEEQWRSELQQENKELAKQEKETNNHYLESHAINQQAINDYRLEHGISPYEEENAWTYMDTNMNLVQLIGAFVIIVGASIISHEFKNGTIKLLLVRSASRIQILAAKFVTAILFGLFLLLLLFVCSFAVGGLLFGFDGAATHLSASGGEVYEWSRTLYLGVSYLSSSVTLLMLTALAFMISSIFRSEAIAIAVSIVLLFIGSMATNILAIVTDLAKYSLFANTNLNLYFEGGPMVEGMTLQFSIIMLVIYLALFLSLSFIIFKKRDVSI; this is encoded by the coding sequence ATGTTTTTTAAGTTAATCCGCAATGAATGGATGAAATTGTTCAATAAAACGAGTACGTATGTTATGTGCGGACTGGTAATTCTGGGAATAGCTGCTACGGCAATATTTACGTTTTATAATCAGCAGAATGAAAAACTGCCTGGTGAGGAGCAGTGGCGGTCTGAACTGCAACAGGAAAATAAGGAGTTGGCTAAACAGGAAAAAGAAACAAACAATCACTACCTGGAAAGCCATGCGATAAATCAGCAGGCGATTAACGACTACCGGCTTGAACATGGGATTTCTCCGTATGAAGAGGAGAACGCCTGGACGTATATGGACACCAATATGAATCTGGTACAGCTGATTGGAGCATTTGTCATTATCGTTGGGGCATCGATTATTTCGCATGAATTTAAAAATGGTACGATTAAATTGCTGCTTGTCCGGTCAGCATCAAGAATTCAAATACTTGCCGCAAAATTTGTTACAGCGATTTTATTCGGGCTGTTTTTGCTGCTGTTGCTCTTTGTTTGTTCATTTGCAGTCGGGGGACTTTTATTCGGCTTTGATGGAGCGGCAACCCATCTGTCGGCAAGTGGCGGTGAAGTGTATGAATGGTCACGCACCCTGTACCTGGGAGTAAGCTATCTATCCAGCAGTGTAACATTGCTGATGCTTACAGCGCTTGCCTTTATGATCTCCAGTATTTTCAGAAGTGAGGCCATTGCTATCGCGGTTTCTATCGTGCTGTTGTTTATCGGATCAATGGCAACGAACATTCTTGCAATAGTCACTGACTTGGCAAAATATTCTCTGTTTGCCAATACGAATCTGAATTTGTATTTTGAAGGCGGGCCGATGGTTGAAGGAATGACATTACAATTCTCAATAATTATGCTGGTTATCTATCTGGCTTTGTTTTTGTCCTTGTCATTTATTATCTTTAAAAAGCGTGATGTCAGTATTTGA
- a CDS encoding AAA family ATPase: protein MKLVLLFGPQAVGKMTVGQELEKITGLKLLHNHMTIDLLEPFFGFSEEMWRLSNMFRTEIFKTVAKSDLEGLIFTFVWALNRQEDWDSVKEMCDIFSGAGAAIYFVELEADVDERVKRNNTPNRLEHKPTKRNVAFSEKELLQSMKKERFNSFDAEIDFEHYLRMNNTNLSAKETASMILAEFNL from the coding sequence ATGAAGCTTGTCTTGTTGTTTGGCCCGCAGGCAGTTGGTAAGATGACAGTGGGACAGGAATTGGAAAAAATAACAGGCCTCAAACTGTTGCATAACCATATGACCATTGACTTGCTCGAACCGTTTTTCGGATTCAGCGAGGAGATGTGGCGCTTGTCAAACATGTTTCGCACGGAAATCTTTAAGACGGTTGCCAAAAGTGATTTGGAGGGCCTGATCTTCACCTTCGTCTGGGCATTAAACAGGCAAGAGGATTGGGATAGTGTTAAGGAGATGTGCGATATTTTTTCCGGTGCTGGCGCAGCGATTTACTTTGTTGAACTTGAGGCAGATGTTGATGAGCGGGTCAAACGAAATAATACCCCGAACAGATTGGAACACAAGCCGACAAAACGAAATGTGGCGTTTTCCGAAAAAGAACTGCTCCAATCGATGAAAAAAGAGCGATTTAATTCATTTGATGCTGAAATTGATTTTGAACATTACCTTCGAATGAACAATACCAATTTGAGCGCCAAGGAAACGGCGAGCATGATACTAGCAGAATTTAATTTGTAG
- a CDS encoding helix-turn-helix transcriptional regulator, whose translation MKNIKLKMARAEHDLSQQELAERTGVSRQTIGLIELGKYNPTLSLCLSICKALGKTLDDLFWDEN comes from the coding sequence ATGAAAAATATTAAGTTGAAAATGGCCCGGGCGGAGCATGATTTATCACAGCAGGAACTTGCCGAACGGACAGGAGTTTCCAGGCAGACTATTGGTTTGATTGAGCTGGGAAAATACAACCCGACCCTGAGTCTGTGTCTATCAATCTGTAAAGCTTTGGGTAAAACGCTTGATGACCTGTTTTGGGATGAAAATTAA